A portion of the Sulfuriferula sp. AH1 genome contains these proteins:
- a CDS encoding SdrD B-like domain-containing protein — MPIPFALFHMLLACVLFITASSVWAAPLAGSLIENQATASYRDDATGLYSRATSNTVRIVVQAVEGVTLAADRDTVRAPGSGFELAHRLTNTGNTPTHYRLEFGNLTDNAFNAAHLKLVRDLNGNGQAESGEPEVAAGGTLLLELGQSADLVLTGTVSSAAMQGNVTGVYLQATGTTQGVSAKNTDRITVANGAVLVLAKRASDLTPQRGEEVMFTITATNQGNLPAGSMPITVDGIPKRYVVLRDRVPVNTVLRDVVGSGQGVALYHRQGDPRDAYFSRPPEDAVTDAVAWGLPALAPGQTAELRMTVQINDNAHERISNTAEADYDGRPAAATSNTVVLTLPNQPAALAAFADAGFSTQSAAVALGAPLYLQADLASCNRTSQTSETVSIIVTAARTGDSETFVAEETETNSGMFRVSFGVPTRDAATYVPVSGNGVLEVRRDDSLLVRVAGCNDEVLESTVLIDPFGVLFDSRTNVPVTGATVRLIDVTGDGNGGNAGGPARVFLADGVTPAPSTVVTAADGRYAFPLVAQSTYRLDITPPTGFGFPSQLPPALLPPGRVIQISGSYGGNFPVNLATGAVNIDVPIDDISGDGLLVEKTVSRSVAEIAEFVDYTVRVKNVSGSALFGVTLNDSLPRGFRYERGSARLDKSAIADPSGGVGPALAFSLGTLNDGAEVRLSYRVKIGPGAREGDGINRAQAVSAAPFSKTSNVAAAKVRVEGGVFDDRGFVLGKVFADCNGNGVPDAGEPGIPGVRLYLENGDFVSTDAAGRYNFYGLTPRTHVLKADRASLPFGAKLAETSQRNAGDAGSLFVDLKTGELHRADFAVAGCTPEVLTAIRLRMPQDKTAIKKLADVVTRPAALPDLTGLLAGLDAAPGFLYPADGIVLLAPQVKVRVKGAAGGRLTLWVNGVVVPSERVGTRVMDKVRGVQATEYVGVPLVPGINTLELVQEDDFGNRRGAAGIQLTVPGELARLEWEMPAAGIPADGRGPALLRLKLLDAQGVPVSARTPVTLQASAGRWLVADLNPAEAGVQTFIEGGVAVLRLVPPDTPRSGMLYAISGKTQTEARIAFVPALRDMLAVGVVEGAINLRRLSAGAVEPAGPGDGFEREIAHFAVGSAERQVSARTALFLKGKVKGDYLLTLAYDSDKETGTGLFRDIQPDRYYPVYGDDSAKGFDARSSGRLFLRVDKGKSFLLYGDFATAGATPARSLAAYKRSLTGVRYHLEQENFTVDSFASNDRSRRVVQEFPGNGTSGPYLLGTSDVVIGSDQVELITRDGNQPSVVLQSTPQVRFVDYDIEPFSGRILFRQPVPSTDANLNPVFVRVTYETEQGGEAFWTTGVAVKARVSESAEIGISRTDDRNPQSPYALTGINATLQLAEKTRLIAEVATSDRAGETGQGRRVELTHDGGDFKARIWGGRTDASFDNPSASLSRGRGESGAKLGYRLDEKTSLRAEAIHTEDVATGGSRDGIRASVERVLIPGVRLETGLRHARETTTPAQPGSVGGLNLTTARVKLSAQLPDYPQATVYGEAEQSIQGRGGLLGVGGEYRLAGRGRLYARHEFVNSLNGAYGLNDNQRQNVTVIGLDADYMQDGRTFSEYRARNAFSGRETEAAIGLRNRWGIAEGVRLDTSFERVASISGSGKGESLAATGAVEYTLRPDMKGTARLELRSGEASNAVLTTLGIAYKLSDGWAFLGKHVLNLVHGKSAGAADQTRSRLQLGLAWRDVEDGRLNGLARYEHKFEEDDSTNGFRRTVHIFSTHANYQANRRLTLSGRYAGKLASETSNGLDSRAIAHLLSGRLTHELSDKWDMGLGAGVLVNGDFGSRRYSAGAEVGYLLAKNLWASVGYNVRGFSDRDLTASDYTERGVYMRLRFKFDEALLAGIFDNHPGE; from the coding sequence ATGCCTATTCCATTCGCCCTGTTCCATATGCTGCTTGCCTGTGTGCTGTTCATAACAGCCAGCAGCGTATGGGCAGCGCCGCTGGCTGGTAGCCTGATCGAAAATCAGGCTACCGCCAGTTACCGCGATGATGCGACGGGACTCTATTCCAGGGCAACGTCCAACACCGTGCGCATCGTGGTACAGGCGGTGGAAGGGGTTACGCTGGCAGCAGACCGTGACACGGTGCGGGCACCGGGTTCGGGCTTCGAACTGGCACACCGCTTGACCAATACCGGCAATACCCCCACTCACTACCGTCTCGAATTCGGCAATCTGACGGACAACGCCTTCAATGCAGCGCACCTGAAGCTGGTGCGTGACTTGAATGGCAACGGTCAGGCGGAATCCGGCGAGCCGGAAGTGGCGGCGGGTGGCACGCTGTTGCTGGAACTGGGGCAATCTGCCGATCTGGTGCTGACCGGCACAGTGTCATCCGCTGCAATGCAGGGCAACGTGACTGGGGTTTACCTGCAGGCAACCGGCACTACTCAGGGCGTATCTGCCAAAAATACCGACCGGATTACGGTGGCTAACGGCGCGGTGCTGGTACTTGCCAAGCGTGCATCCGATCTCACGCCCCAGCGCGGGGAGGAAGTCATGTTTACGATTACTGCCACCAATCAGGGAAATCTGCCGGCCGGCAGCATGCCGATTACGGTGGATGGCATACCCAAGCGTTATGTCGTGCTGCGCGACAGGGTACCGGTCAATACCGTGCTGCGAGACGTGGTCGGTAGCGGGCAGGGTGTGGCGCTTTACCATCGTCAGGGCGACCCGCGCGATGCCTATTTCAGCCGTCCGCCTGAGGACGCTGTTACCGATGCCGTCGCCTGGGGATTGCCTGCGCTTGCACCAGGCCAGACCGCAGAATTGCGCATGACGGTGCAGATCAATGACAATGCCCATGAACGCATCAGCAATACTGCCGAAGCTGATTACGATGGCCGCCCGGCTGCAGCCACTTCCAATACCGTGGTGTTGACGCTGCCGAATCAGCCTGCCGCGCTTGCCGCTTTTGCGGATGCCGGATTCAGCACCCAGTCTGCTGCAGTCGCCCTGGGCGCGCCGCTCTACCTGCAAGCGGATCTGGCATCCTGCAACCGGACCAGCCAGACTTCGGAAACAGTATCCATCATCGTCACTGCTGCGCGTACCGGCGATAGCGAAACTTTCGTGGCGGAAGAAACGGAAACCAACAGCGGCATGTTCCGTGTATCGTTCGGCGTGCCAACCCGGGATGCCGCGACTTACGTGCCGGTCAGCGGCAACGGCGTGCTGGAAGTGCGGCGCGACGATAGTCTGCTGGTACGTGTCGCTGGCTGCAACGACGAAGTGCTGGAGTCCACCGTGCTGATCGATCCCTTTGGCGTGTTGTTCGACAGTCGTACCAACGTGCCAGTGACCGGGGCGACTGTGCGCCTGATCGACGTAACCGGCGATGGAAACGGCGGCAACGCCGGTGGTCCTGCCAGGGTATTTCTGGCCGATGGCGTGACGCCCGCACCCAGTACCGTAGTGACGGCTGCGGATGGACGCTATGCTTTCCCGCTGGTGGCACAATCCACCTACCGTCTGGATATAACGCCGCCCACCGGCTTTGGCTTTCCGTCGCAGTTGCCGCCCGCCTTGCTGCCGCCGGGACGGGTAATCCAGATTTCCGGTTCCTACGGCGGCAATTTCCCGGTCAATCTCGCTACCGGTGCGGTGAACATTGACGTGCCCATTGACGATATTTCCGGCGATGGGTTGCTGGTGGAAAAGACTGTTTCCCGCTCGGTGGCGGAAATTGCGGAATTCGTTGATTACACCGTGCGGGTGAAAAATGTCAGCGGTTCAGCTCTGTTCGGTGTGACGCTAAATGACAGCCTGCCGCGCGGTTTCCGTTACGAACGCGGCAGTGCGCGTCTCGACAAGTCAGCGATTGCCGATCCATCGGGCGGGGTTGGGCCGGCGCTGGCGTTTTCATTGGGTACGCTGAACGATGGCGCCGAAGTGCGTCTAAGCTATCGCGTCAAGATCGGGCCTGGAGCCCGGGAGGGCGACGGCATAAACCGGGCACAGGCGGTAAGTGCGGCACCATTTTCAAAAACCAGCAACGTCGCGGCAGCCAAGGTGCGAGTGGAAGGTGGCGTATTCGACGATCGCGGTTTTGTTCTCGGCAAGGTGTTCGCCGACTGCAACGGCAACGGTGTGCCGGACGCGGGTGAACCCGGCATTCCCGGTGTGCGCCTGTATCTGGAGAATGGCGATTTCGTCAGTACCGATGCCGCTGGTCGCTACAATTTCTATGGATTGACGCCTCGTACGCATGTCCTGAAAGCGGATCGCGCCTCTTTGCCATTCGGTGCAAAACTGGCGGAAACCAGCCAACGCAACGCGGGCGATGCCGGTAGTCTGTTTGTCGATCTCAAGACAGGTGAACTGCATCGCGCCGATTTCGCGGTGGCGGGCTGCACGCCGGAAGTGTTGACGGCCATCCGTTTGCGGATGCCGCAGGACAAAACGGCCATAAAAAAATTGGCAGATGTTGTGACCAGACCCGCAGCCTTGCCGGATTTGACCGGCCTGCTGGCAGGGTTGGATGCTGCGCCTGGCTTTCTTTACCCGGCAGACGGCATCGTGTTGCTGGCACCCCAAGTCAAGGTGAGGGTAAAGGGCGCAGCAGGTGGACGGTTGACGCTGTGGGTGAACGGTGTCGTCGTGCCGTCCGAGCGCGTGGGTACGCGGGTGATGGATAAGGTGCGCGGCGTGCAGGCAACGGAATATGTGGGTGTACCGTTGGTCCCCGGTATTAATACGCTGGAACTGGTGCAGGAAGACGATTTCGGCAACCGGCGCGGGGCGGCCGGCATTCAGCTGACCGTGCCGGGCGAGCTGGCGCGGCTGGAATGGGAAATGCCTGCAGCAGGCATTCCTGCTGACGGACGCGGCCCGGCGCTATTGCGCCTGAAACTGCTGGACGCGCAGGGTGTGCCGGTGTCTGCTCGTACGCCGGTAACCCTGCAAGCGAGCGCCGGTCGCTGGCTGGTGGCTGATCTCAATCCGGCGGAAGCTGGCGTGCAGACTTTCATTGAGGGCGGCGTCGCGGTGTTGCGGCTGGTACCGCCCGATACACCGCGTAGCGGTATGTTGTATGCCATTAGCGGCAAGACGCAAACGGAGGCGCGTATCGCTTTTGTTCCGGCGTTGCGCGACATGCTGGCAGTCGGCGTCGTGGAAGGCGCCATCAACCTGCGCCGTTTGAGTGCCGGTGCGGTGGAGCCGGCGGGCCCCGGCGACGGTTTCGAGCGGGAGATTGCCCATTTCGCCGTAGGTAGCGCGGAGCGTCAGGTCAGCGCACGTACTGCGCTGTTTCTCAAAGGCAAGGTAAAAGGCGATTATCTGTTGACCCTGGCCTACGACTCCGACAAGGAAACCGGCACGGGACTGTTCCGCGACATTCAGCCTGACCGCTATTATCCGGTGTACGGGGACGATTCAGCCAAGGGATTCGATGCACGTTCGAGCGGGCGATTATTCCTGCGTGTGGATAAGGGCAAGTCTTTCCTGCTTTACGGGGATTTTGCCACGGCAGGTGCGACGCCGGCGCGTAGCCTTGCTGCTTACAAGCGTAGTTTGACCGGGGTGCGTTATCACCTGGAACAGGAAAATTTTACCGTAGACAGCTTCGCCAGCAATGATCGCAGCCGTCGCGTAGTGCAGGAGTTCCCGGGTAACGGTACGTCAGGACCCTATTTATTGGGTACCAGCGATGTGGTTATCGGCAGCGATCAGGTGGAGCTCATTACCCGTGACGGCAACCAGCCATCGGTGGTGCTGCAAAGCACGCCGCAAGTGCGCTTCGTCGATTACGACATTGAACCTTTCAGCGGCCGCATCCTGTTCCGTCAACCCGTGCCGAGCACCGATGCCAATCTCAATCCGGTGTTCGTGCGTGTGACTTACGAGACGGAGCAGGGCGGCGAGGCATTCTGGACCACCGGGGTGGCGGTCAAGGCGCGTGTAAGCGAATCCGCCGAAATCGGTATTTCCCGCACCGATGACCGCAATCCGCAAAGCCCCTATGCGCTGACCGGTATCAATGCCACCCTCCAGCTGGCGGAAAAAACCAGGCTGATTGCCGAAGTCGCAACCAGTGATCGTGCCGGGGAAACGGGGCAAGGCCGACGTGTCGAGCTGACTCATGACGGCGGTGATTTCAAGGCGCGTATCTGGGGCGGGCGCACCGACGCGAGTTTCGACAACCCTTCCGCATCACTTTCACGCGGGCGCGGTGAATCAGGCGCGAAACTGGGCTATCGACTGGATGAGAAAACCAGCTTGCGCGCGGAAGCCATCCATACCGAAGACGTTGCGACCGGTGGCAGCCGTGACGGCATCCGTGCCAGTGTGGAGCGGGTGCTGATTCCCGGCGTTCGACTCGAAACCGGTTTGCGTCACGCGCGCGAAACCACGACACCGGCTCAGCCTGGCAGCGTGGGTGGGCTGAATCTGACCACTGCGCGAGTCAAGCTGTCGGCGCAGTTGCCGGATTATCCTCAAGCGACGGTCTATGGTGAGGCGGAACAGAGTATTCAGGGGCGTGGCGGCCTGCTTGGGGTCGGCGGTGAATACCGTCTGGCCGGACGCGGGCGGCTGTATGCCAGGCACGAGTTTGTCAATTCCCTCAACGGCGCTTATGGCTTGAATGACAATCAGCGGCAGAACGTCACGGTGATCGGCCTCGACGCAGATTATATGCAGGATGGCCGCACCTTCAGCGAATATCGGGCGCGCAACGCATTCTCCGGACGCGAGACGGAAGCCGCTATCGGCCTCAGGAATCGTTGGGGCATTGCTGAAGGTGTACGGCTCGATACCAGCTTCGAGCGGGTGGCCAGCATTTCCGGCAGCGGCAAGGGTGAATCGCTCGCGGCGACAGGCGCAGTGGAATATACCCTGCGCCCGGATATGAAAGGTACAGCGCGTTTGGAGCTGCGTTCCGGCGAGGCTTCCAATGCTGTGTTGACTACATTGGGCATTGCCTACAAGTTATCCGATGGTTGGGCTTTCCTCGGCAAACATGTGCTGAACCTGGTGCATGGCAAATCGGCAGGCGCGGCAGACCAGACCCGCTCCCGGTTGCAATTGGGGCTTGCCTGGCGTGACGTCGAAGATGGCCGCCTCAATGGTCTTGCCCGCTATGAACATAAATTCGAGGAAGACGACAGCACCAACGGATTCCGGCGCACCGTGCATATCTTTTCAACGCATGCCAATTATCAGGCTAACCGGCGTCTTACCCTGTCCGGACGCTATGCCGGGAAACTGGCCAGCGAAACATCGAACGGCCTCGATAGCCGAGCCATTGCACATCTTTTATCGGGACGCCTGACCCATGAACTGAGTGATAAATGGGACATGGGGCTTGGCGCTGGCGTGCTGGTGAATGGCGATTTCGGCAGCCGCCGTTATAGCGCAGGCGCCGAGGTGGGCTATCTGCTGGCGAAAAATCTGTGGGCTTCCGTGGGTTACAACGTACGCGGTTTTTCTGACCGTGATCTCACCGCATCCGACTATACCGAGCGTGGTGTGTACATGCGGCTGCGCTTCAAGTTTGACGAGGCGCTGCTGGCCGGCATTTTTGACAATCATCCTGGGGAATAA
- the lipA gene encoding lipoyl synthase yields MADIKLHKGEAKTARIPIKIVPQERLKMPSWIRAKSPNSPEVAALKAVLREQKLHTVCEEASCPNLGECFKHGTATFMILGDLCTRRCPFCDVGHGKPLPPDAEEPAHLAHTIAAMKLKYVVITSVDRDDLRDGGAQHFADCITAVRAASPATRIEVLVPDFRGRLDIALDIFDSAPPDVMNHNLETVPRLYKAARPGADYAHSLQLLRDFKARHPHIPTKSGIMVGLGETDEEVLAVMRDLRTHDVDMLTIGQYLQPSGHHIALTRYVTPEQFGIFETEAVDMGFKHAACGPMVRSSYHADQQAQGISA; encoded by the coding sequence ATGGCCGACATCAAACTCCACAAGGGCGAAGCCAAAACCGCCCGCATCCCGATCAAGATCGTACCGCAGGAACGTCTGAAAATGCCGTCCTGGATACGCGCCAAATCGCCCAACTCGCCGGAAGTCGCTGCGCTCAAGGCTGTCTTGCGGGAACAGAAGCTGCACACCGTCTGCGAAGAAGCCTCCTGCCCCAATCTGGGTGAATGCTTCAAGCACGGCACTGCCACCTTCATGATACTCGGCGACCTGTGCACGCGGCGCTGCCCGTTCTGCGACGTCGGCCACGGCAAACCCCTGCCGCCCGACGCCGAAGAACCCGCCCACCTCGCCCACACCATCGCCGCGATGAAACTCAAATACGTCGTCATCACCAGCGTGGATCGGGACGACCTGCGCGACGGCGGCGCCCAGCACTTTGCCGACTGCATCACTGCGGTCCGCGCCGCATCGCCCGCAACCCGCATCGAAGTGCTGGTACCCGACTTCCGCGGCCGCCTCGACATCGCCCTCGACATCTTCGACAGCGCCCCGCCCGACGTCATGAACCACAACCTGGAAACCGTGCCACGCCTGTACAAAGCCGCACGTCCCGGCGCCGATTACGCCCACTCCTTGCAACTGCTCAGGGACTTCAAGGCACGCCACCCGCACATCCCCACCAAATCCGGCATCATGGTCGGGCTGGGCGAAACCGATGAAGAAGTGCTGGCAGTCATGCGCGACCTGCGCACCCACGACGTGGACATGCTCACGATAGGACAATACCTGCAACCGTCCGGACACCACATTGCACTGACCCGCTACGTCACGCCTGAGCAATTCGGTATTTTTGAGACTGAAGCAGTGGACATGGGATTCAAGCACGCCGCGTGCGGGCCTATGGTGCGCAGCAGCTATCATGCGGATCAGCAAGCGCAAGGTATTAGTGCCTGA
- a CDS encoding DUF11 domain-containing protein yields MTAQAACMGGACVSAGPRLASVDSSRSAEMNAVFSQLTGSNLNLTVADWNALAQGGTNMGMFLDALAAEMGVAGREDALAGNATLSQIFSAMATAAREEGNAALAASLDNLKTQFADVAGTVQAADFLDVGQDAQALDAVQFGSLDLVTGIVQLYNYDRISAAREPVTLTGDALDVGDAVQVVRVSVQVTEPPVARCGPAGTTFHSAAMRFKFEVDLAPLSPDVSALNQAGVSETSVTLSSLEFYAEVARGSGIVDSVDALRNTVTVTATPGVADLYLGTVSDAVFYNRAATINPDTDLDFARIGSLTTTDTVTGTSTTVDIEAKSHAHGSTTPSTLFFTGPYPQTLTAGTGSGFAANMASDLANNMSLRLSPDTGAADAATLSALTPIVQEAMAPVLDTMTTQVVAPVLQAFGVGMGEMDVTVDGLTLVCPISGYVYHDTNHNAQRETPETGPALALYAKLISAVDGAATQVAAVDAATGSYTFTAVPAGSYQVIIDDNTDTADTASATPAGWIGTEAPDMIRALTVAGEEISEQNFGLFFGSRISGKVFRDDGVGGGAPNNGVKDGTEAALAGVAITLADAGGIQLDSTATDGDGGYVLWVSGNAGAESLNVTERNPVAYLSIGGSAGDTGGSYDRAADTTIFSFAGGRRFQGVDFADVSVNRFDTDGARSALPGTVVFYPHTFVAGSGGEVAFNTASSAAPDTGGWNVVLYRDTDCNGVLSSGEALLANPLTVTASGKICVLAKVFVPASAPYGARHSHDLSAVFNYTNASPSLDATLVRTDQTLAGGNDAGLMLTKRVDKTAARPGENITYTIAYANTGSEAIKGLRIRDATPAYTTFNSAVCGTLPPDFTACTVAVQPAVGAEGTIVWEFTGPLAPGASGTVSFDVTLE; encoded by the coding sequence GTGACAGCGCAAGCGGCTTGTATGGGCGGTGCCTGTGTTTCCGCCGGGCCACGCCTGGCCAGTGTGGATTCCAGTCGCAGCGCAGAAATGAACGCGGTATTCAGCCAGCTGACCGGCTCGAACCTGAACCTGACAGTGGCGGACTGGAATGCACTGGCGCAAGGCGGCACGAACATGGGCATGTTTCTGGATGCGCTGGCAGCGGAGATGGGTGTCGCTGGTCGGGAAGATGCGCTGGCGGGCAACGCCACACTGTCGCAAATATTCTCCGCCATGGCGACTGCCGCTCGCGAAGAAGGCAATGCCGCACTTGCGGCGAGTCTGGATAACCTCAAGACACAGTTCGCTGATGTGGCCGGTACGGTGCAGGCAGCGGATTTCCTGGATGTGGGACAGGACGCGCAGGCGCTGGATGCCGTGCAATTCGGCAGCCTGGATCTGGTGACGGGGATCGTCCAGCTTTATAACTACGACCGCATCTCGGCGGCGCGTGAACCGGTCACGCTCACCGGTGATGCGCTGGATGTCGGTGATGCGGTGCAGGTCGTACGCGTATCGGTTCAGGTCACCGAACCGCCCGTGGCGCGCTGCGGCCCGGCGGGTACCACATTTCATTCCGCTGCCATGCGCTTCAAATTCGAGGTAGATCTGGCGCCATTAAGCCCCGACGTTTCCGCACTGAATCAGGCTGGCGTGAGCGAGACCAGTGTGACGCTCAGCAGTCTGGAATTCTATGCCGAAGTGGCGCGCGGCAGCGGCATCGTGGACAGCGTGGATGCACTGCGCAATACAGTCACGGTAACCGCTACGCCTGGTGTTGCCGATCTTTATCTGGGTACGGTAAGCGACGCAGTATTCTACAATCGGGCGGCAACGATCAACCCGGATACCGACCTGGATTTCGCCCGCATCGGCAGTCTGACCACAACCGATACCGTGACGGGCACTTCCACCACCGTCGATATCGAGGCGAAAAGCCACGCCCATGGCAGTACGACTCCCAGCACGCTATTTTTTACCGGACCTTATCCGCAAACCCTTACCGCCGGTACTGGCAGCGGGTTTGCGGCCAACATGGCAAGCGACCTTGCCAATAACATGAGCTTGCGTCTCTCCCCCGACACGGGTGCCGCAGACGCCGCGACCTTGTCTGCACTGACGCCGATTGTGCAGGAAGCCATGGCACCGGTACTCGACACCATGACCACTCAAGTAGTCGCTCCTGTGCTGCAAGCCTTCGGCGTCGGCATGGGCGAAATGGACGTGACCGTGGACGGCCTTACGCTGGTTTGTCCCATTTCGGGTTATGTTTACCATGACACCAACCATAATGCACAGCGCGAAACCCCGGAAACCGGCCCTGCACTTGCGCTCTACGCCAAGCTGATATCAGCCGTTGACGGAGCGGCAACGCAAGTGGCTGCCGTCGATGCAGCAACGGGCAGTTACACGTTCACCGCTGTGCCAGCCGGGTCCTATCAAGTCATCATTGACGACAACACCGATACGGCAGATACCGCATCAGCCACGCCAGCTGGCTGGATCGGTACCGAGGCACCCGATATGATCCGTGCGCTGACGGTGGCAGGTGAGGAGATATCTGAGCAGAATTTCGGTCTGTTTTTTGGCAGCCGCATCAGCGGCAAGGTGTTCCGTGACGATGGTGTGGGCGGCGGCGCACCCAACAACGGCGTGAAAGATGGCACTGAAGCAGCGCTTGCCGGGGTGGCAATAACGCTTGCGGATGCAGGCGGCATACAGCTCGACAGCACCGCCACGGATGGCGACGGCGGTTATGTGCTATGGGTTTCCGGCAACGCCGGGGCAGAGTCGCTCAACGTGACGGAGCGTAACCCGGTAGCCTATCTTTCCATCGGCGGTAGTGCAGGCGATACCGGCGGCAGTTATGACCGCGCTGCGGATACCACTATCTTTTCGTTTGCCGGCGGACGCCGCTTCCAGGGCGTGGATTTCGCTGACGTGTCGGTGAACCGGTTCGATACCGATGGTGCCCGTTCAGCATTACCGGGCACGGTGGTGTTCTACCCGCATACCTTTGTTGCGGGCAGCGGCGGGGAAGTGGCTTTTAATACGGCCTCCAGCGCCGCGCCCGATACCGGCGGCTGGAACGTGGTGCTCTACCGCGACACTGATTGCAACGGCGTACTGTCATCTGGCGAAGCGCTGCTAGCCAATCCGTTGACGGTGACTGCCAGTGGAAAAATTTGCGTGCTTGCCAAGGTGTTCGTGCCCGCATCGGCGCCTTACGGTGCCCGGCACAGCCATGATCTCAGTGCCGTTTTTAACTACACCAATGCCAGCCCTTCTCTGGATGCGACGCTTGTCCGCACCGACCAGACCCTGGCAGGCGGGAATGACGCCGGGCTGATGCTCACCAAGCGCGTCGATAAAACCGCTGCCCGGCCCGGTGAAAACATCACCTATACCATTGCCTATGCCAACACCGGTAGCGAAGCCATCAAGGGGTTGCGCATCCGCGATGCCACACCGGCATATACCACATTCAACAGCGCTGTTTGCGGCACACTGCCACCTGATTTCACTGCCTGCACGGTGGCTGTGCAACCTGCAGTTGGTGCAGAGGGTACTATCGTCTGGGAATTCACCGGGCCGCTTGCGCCTGGCGCAAGTGGCACCGTCTCGTTTGATGTCACGCTGGAATAG